From the genome of Salvia splendens isolate huo1 chromosome 7, SspV2, whole genome shotgun sequence:
gcaggttgaacatGGTCgaagcagaggaggtgttgggaaagtgaatcaaataaaTAGTAAGGTAGCTGATGTaatatgtcttcatacatattatttCGTCTTGGTACTCTTAATCTGCAAAGTTTGAGAATTTGCTTTAGAAAAGACTATGCACCCAGAAATCACTCTGATTCGATATGGTTGTACCATTTTTCACATTGAGACAATGTTCCCttgaattaaatattattcaTGATGAGTTTGAGACCATTTAGTAAGTTTAGTGGCGAAATAGCTacgctttctttgactagggagttgTGTTTGTGATAAAAGTAGATCAGAGCATTCATGCATGGTAAATAAACATTTCACAGGGATCGAAATCATAACTCTAAATTTACTTAATCAAAAACATCCATAGTCTGCAACAGCAAATGTAAACTGAAAATAGACAAACGAAAACAGAGATTGTTTCATCGCTTCTTCTCGAAACGGAATAACAGAACTAAAGGATTAAGATGacaaaaaccaacaccaaaacaccactaagctaaactaaacaGGAACCAAGCGTGTATGCTATGGAAATCTAGAGTTTGGAGTGTTGGGAGCCCCCTTTTCAGGTCTGGAAGAGAGTTGAAAACTAATGAACGTCACCGGTTGGAAGCTGtctccttcctccttctctatttccatttataggaaggtgTGAGGTATTGATCCTTAGGGAATTTGTTCTCTGAAAAGTCTGCTTTACCCTTTACCCTTGGGGATCTTTCTTGTGTGGCTCATCATTCTTCTAATTGGGTGCTCCTGCTGCATGCCATTTGATACAACTTGATCCGTTTACGCAGCCAATTTGACTCCTTCTCCTGATCCATTCGTCCGCTCAGTTGATCAACTCGTTTTCTGATAATGGCGGACTTtcatacacacctggcttaaaattAGACGTGAGTTCACAGAATTTGATGTGGTATTATAACTGAACACATGCGTGAACGAGCCTCATCATAGATACATCCAatctgatctacaaggacaacaAGATGGATCCcttgatcattcaaagtgggccaattacaagagcgagagctaagaagataaaggagtccatgatgcttttaaaTGCTGAAATAAATGCCCCCAAGTCCAAGActattctacattgggccaaatggtgaatactATTCAAGTTAATAGGCAACCCAATGCATGAAATTTGgagtcactacatatcacattttggaggcccaaattgaagatacatgatgcattttcgtccaagttggatcagccaaaatgaagggtctttttaagttacattttatgttaaataagtgacttttgATGttctagagttacaccaaaggtttaggagttacttttcaattattatgagtcattttaaatgtcttaagttgtactaatgatgtgagactttcaagagtccattctagcctataaaaaAAGCTTGCAAGCATGTCATTTGATCAAATATGAAAATAGACTTTATctttgtgagttgaattctctttgtagagtatTTCAGTTTTTGTAGGGATGCCTTAGaactttataattattttttgatcaaatatttcattttattctgAACCATATTACAATAAAACTGAAGTTGCATACTACCCCGTTAAAGAGGTGGTTGaaacaaataaataacaaaTTCAACTTGAGATGTACAAAAAATATCAGACCATTCTGGACAAACTCCGAGGTTTAAATATTAGACCATTCTGGACATTAGCCACATTATCTTACTAGACAAGAAGCTTCATCACTGTTGTTCTCATGTCTTCTTTGACAGCAGTGGCTCCAGATGACTCGTGCCGTCTCTCGAGAAGGAAATCTCCCTAGTTCCTGACTCCAGCTGAGACAGAGCTGTTTCTTCTGGTCTCTGTTTCAGAAGCCTATTTAAGAGACTTGATTTCTTTTCCAGCAATGGAGATTCACTCATAGAAGAATCAGTTAAGCTTTGCACACGCTGTAGACAGACTTGGACTGCATCATGCACACGGACGAAGAACCATTCTCTGCCTATTAGATCTACCACCCCAGATTTCGTTAGTGTCAGCAAAACACCTCGATTTGGATTGGAAACGACTATCTGAAATATAcagggaaattatttaataaacgAATCAATCTCAATGCCATCATATATGCTAACTTTGTTTACCTGGATGTTACGTGATCTATATTCGTGGTACAACTCTTTTAGAGCTTGAACAGCACTAGAGTCTATGTAAGTGACAGCTGAAATAAAAAGATGAAAGTCAGATGCATGATTTGTTTTCGGCTTCAAAATCTAGTGTAGTTGATGTTCGCGAGCTAACTGTAGATGAAGCTATCAACAAGAAAGAAGTTCAAAACTGACTCACGGGCCATCTCAAGAATGACAAAATGAGTTCCTGCGACCTCAGGGCCTCGCCTCATAGGTCCTTCGACCACATTCTCATATTCGCGGAGCCTAGATAAGGAATACAGGACAACACGGTTATAATAGAACACTAACATGATAAAGCGGATTAAGACAGATGAGGCCAATTTAACTTGATAAAGAAGTTCTTGTGTGACCTGTCTTTGATGTAGCTTATATTGGCAAAATAGATTGGAGCATCAACACGAACAATTACAATTCCGTTGTATGTATAAGCTTCAGGGTACTGCAGGGAGTTTCTGTATACAGTCGTGCCAGGTAAACGGCCCAACACAGCTGCAAAAGAAATCATGTTTGGCTCTCAATGAATTTCACCCGTTAACATGATCCAAACCAAAGTTTACAGAGTAGAACTAAGAAAAGAACCTATCATAGGATTAGTAAAACATTGTAGATTAGATCAAGACGTACCTATATGTGGATTGGCTGATTCATGGATGACAAAAGCAAGTGAAACGCCAACCTGAGCACCAATACAGTGAAGCAATGAGAAAACATAGCACAATGATTAAGATAGGTTTAATCCAGTGTTgagaagcaaaaaaaaaactcttatATAATAGAATGAAATTCTAGATCACAAATAGGCATGTTAGTAGAACTTAATAAGTAGTCAGCAATAAAAGTACATGATAGAACTTAATAAAAAAGTAGCAATAGTTCAAAAACTTGGGTATAGCCTTtgaaactactccctccgtttctttatagctgaggcgaaacttttcaacACGGAGTTTTAGAAATGAATAttgggtgtgttaaataaatagataaaaaaagtaagagagaggaaaagttagagagaataaagtataaagtgaataaagtagagagaataaagtaagagagagtaaagtaagaaagagaaaaaagttaccatatatggaaatgactcaactatgaaggaacggagggagtattaaaggCAGTCCACTTTGCTGAGTTTCAGAATCAAATCATGAAAAGACTTAGATGCAGTGAGTATTATAGAGAAGTATAGCCCCATCTTAACATTGAAGTTATGGCAGCCATATGGATTTCATTTGACAGGTACTCAACCAGAAAATTAGCTCAAATAAACGAGATTGCTAGAAATTCAAATTGCAGTGGCTTAAGAATAAAATTGTATCACAAAAATTGTAGGAGGAAAGTATTATTAGATTTTATGTTTATGTGGAAAGATAAATGAATGACTTTGTCAGTGTATATCTATGTCAGAGGTTTTCTAAATGacccaaaaaaaatacaaaacataaGATTGTACAGAAATTGAGATGAAGCACTTCTATTTCCTCAGAGAAAATAGCTTTTACATAGCCATTTCTCTATCCTACTAATTCTTAGGAAGATCAAAATTGGCAAAATTAATCCATCCTTCAAATTTTTCTTGTTTAAGAATCTATTTCACCTACCTTTCCAGAATACGTAAAAGTTATTTTCGTGcgatgaatatatatatatatatatatgaacacTCTTCCTCAATAACCAGGCCTCTTTCTTAAGATAATTCTTCTATAATTAAGAAAATAGGAAACCGAAATAGAGATGAAAACCACCAGAAACAGTAGCTGGACAAGGAGTAAGATTAGAGTTGAAAGTATTCCTAGAATATCATCAATATAATGTGTACTTACACCAAGAAGGACGCCAATCTCTATGCCAAGGAACAAGGTAAAGAAGAAAGTAATAATCCAGAGGAGAAAGTCTCTTTTATCTACCCTCCACAAGAAAGTAGCTTCATCATAATCCACCTGAAATCATGAAGGGTACAATTATGGATTGAGTGCcaagattaataaactaaaCTCTTCTGCATTATTCTCCCTCTTACTTACTTGTTCTacacttcaaatatttattatattatttttccaCAACACGTGcaaaaaataaatgtttcatttttagtggGACATATGCAGCATTTTCCACTTATACTTCAGTTCATGAAGAATATAACACACATGCGGCATACTATCAAACCCCAGATCTAGACATATAAAATAAGTACAAGAACCTACAGAATTTTGTGGTTGATTTTTAACACTCTCAATGAAAGAAGGTGACAAAACTTTCCACACATCGTATTTAACAGATTGAATTTTCCAATGATCGATTATAGCAATGGTGATCACAAAACAATTCCGAGAGCACAAATTATGTAGGACTTATCTAAGTTTCTAAAGCACAACTTACCAGTCCAATAACAGCAGAGATGACAATGGCGGCTAGACCACACtgcaaaaacacacaaaatgaAGGAGAGTCGGAATATTAGCAACACAACTTAATATGCTGAAAGTCAAATATCAGCTCAATCTCCACACATCTCAAATATTACaaactacatattctttttatGAGGTTTTAATCACCCTGCTATATCAAGACAACTACAAAGATTTTTACGAGTCAATTGAAAGTTAACATAAGTGCCAATGGAAGTCTAAAGAAAAATGAGCACGAAAGGAGAAGAAACAATGTCTTCAAATAAACCTGTGGAATGTACTCAAACAATGGAGTCAGGAATTGAAGCGTGCATCCCATAATAATTCCCATAACTACCCCAGATAAGCCAGTTTTGGCTCCACTTTCATGATTTACAGCTGATCTGGAAAATGATCCTGAACCATATAAAATTATGGAAAAGAAATTTCAGGAACCTATACAACAAAAATTCTAACCAAAGAAGAGTATTATCTGATGGTTCATAGATcatactctcttactttactttctctccacttaaactactcccttcgtcctaactaagatgacacactttcctttttagtttgtcccaaccaagatgacacatttctatttttggtaactttaTCTCTTCAATTAATACACCAACCACTTTTTTCACTTTCTAATTAAATATCCAACTCTCTTTCTCCGtccatttaatacttacacctactatttctctctccaattaaccaCATTgaccaacaactcctaaaatctgaTGCCGAGtaagaaatgtgtcatattAGCCgggaacggatgaagtatttattactccctctgtcccacgttacttgagtcatttcttttcggcacggtattttagaaaattttgtttagtgagttaaataaagtagaggagaaagtaaagtaagggAAAGAAGATAgtgtaaagtaaaagaaagaataaaataggtgagattagatgttttgtttttagctaaaaagagaaatgactcaagtaacttgggacaacctaaaaaggaatacgactcaagtaagtATAAtcttttcaaaatgagtgctcaaaatgaagcACCTCTATTACAGTGGGACGAAGTGAGTAATAGATATTAATATATTGATCCGGATAACAGAAACTCACCAGTTGTAGGGTAAATCGAAAAGAAAGAACCAACAATATTTGCCACACCAAGACCAAATAACTGTGCAAGACAAACAATAAGCACATCAGGAATGGATTCATGCCAATGCACAAAATGATATATATGATATTTTCTACTTGGTTCACACCCTCTATGATATAAAATTCATTAGAAGCAAAGTAGGGCTAGGGTAAAAGGAAACAGACCTCTTGATTGGAATCCAAGTTGTAACCATTTTTTGCTGCAAGTGCTTTAGCAATTCCCACAGACTCCTATACATTAAACTCTGTATATTCAATATCTCCTTTCTGAAAGAGTATGTACTTTTAAAAAACAAGAGAAAGTAAAAGGTACAAAAGAAATGATAGATTTTAAGATAAAATTTGTCTTACCAAAATAGCCACACCAGTAATGAGAACTGCTGTAGAAATCAAAGATTTAGCATACTCAAATTTCTTTGGGATGGAAAATTCTGGCAGGCCCTGTGGTATTTCACCTACCTAGGAATGGCAAAGCCAA
Proteins encoded in this window:
- the LOC121811606 gene encoding probable sulfate transporter 4.2, with the protein product MERLSHSSPSAGDLSSLASRPVKIIQLQHPTTSTSAAAPPPSYLRKWREEMKRMTWTDWIELFLPCYRWIRRYKWREYLQPDLMAGVTVGVMLVPQSMSYAKLAGLHPIYGLYSGFVPIFVYAVFGSSRQLAIGPVALTSLLVSNVLGSIVNPDEPLYTELAILLALMVGVFECIMGLLRLGWLLRFISHSVISGFTTASAIIIALSQAKDFLGYSVVRSSEIIPLVKSIIAGADQFLWQPFLMGSITLAVLLIMKHLGKTRKSLRFWRASGPLTAVVLGTVFVHLFHPPSISLVGEIPQGLPEFSIPKKFEYAKSLISTAVLITGVAILESVGIAKALAAKNGYNLDSNQELFGLGVANIVGSFFSIYPTTGSFSRSAVNHESGAKTGLSGVVMGIIMGCTLQFLTPLFEYIPQCGLAAIVISAVIGLVDYDEATFLWRVDKRDFLLWIITFFFTLFLGIEIGVLLGVGVSLAFVIHESANPHIAVLGRLPGTTVYRNSLQYPEAYTYNGIVIVRVDAPIYFANISYIKDRLREYENVVEGPMRRGPEVAGTHFVILEMAPVTYIDSSAVQALKELYHEYRSRNIQIVVSNPNRGVLLTLTKSGVVDLIGREWFFVRVHDAVQVCLQRVQSLTDSSMSESPLLEKKSSLLNRLLKQRPEETALSQLESGTREISFSRDGTSHLEPLLSKKT